In Arthrobacter sp. Soc17.1.1.1, the DNA window TCGGTGAGTGCGTGTAGGCGCCGGCGTGGGTATGGGCGACCACAGCAGGAGCAGTCGAGATCTGGGATGTCAGACACGTGCTGTGAGCGCCGCTTCGATTTGTTCCTGAGTTGGGGATCCGGCGATGCCGTCGGGAGTGAAGTAGATGCGGCACGCAAGATCGGTGGTGCGTCCCTCGGACGGGAATAGGTCAACACCGTCAACGAGGATCGTTGGCGATCCGGCGAAGTGCTGGGTCTTTGCCTTCTCGATGGAATCAATCACCGTGGCCTCCACTGACGTGCCAGGAAGCGTCTTGTCGACCGCGACCTGCAGACGGTGGAGAGTCTGCACCGAGTTCGGGCAATCCTCGATGTAGAGCAGCTCTATCGTCATGACTCAGTCCTTCTTCCCACCGTGAGGACCATCGAAGGCGGCCTCAGCCGGCCGAGGCCTGAACGGGCCCCGTGCTCCGGCTCAATTCTGCCACCGCACGACGATTGACACCTATAGGAGCGTCGTGTGTGCGGGCCAAGCAGCGGAGCGTGGGGGAGCTTGGGCCGTGCCCAGGTGGGCAGGAGGCCGCTCACGACCGTGGGGTCGTCAAGCTGCTGTTCTGCTGGCGTTCCATAGGGCCAGGTGGTGCTTGTGGTCGTCGTCAGCTGGCGGGAGCCAGTAGTCGTCGACGTCGGGGTCATGCACTTCGTGTTCGTTGAGCTGCGGGACCAAATGGCGGTCGAGCCAGGCGTGCCACGCCGCTCGTTCCTTGCGGTAGCGGCTGATCTGAGCGCTGTAGTCGTCGGTGGCTCCAAGTCTGTCCGCGAGCTGGCGGAGGTTCGTGGTGGTCGTGATCTGCCAGGCGCCGTGGTGCCGTCGGATCATGCCGAGGTTTTCCATGGTGGCAAGGCGGTCGCTGAGGGTGTTACGACTGATTCCTGTCGCGCGGGATAACTCAATGGTGGTGGGGGAGTGGCGTGCTCGTTCGATGCCCTCATAGGCGAGAGCTGCAACCTCTCCAAGGGCCCGGAACACGGGCCGGATGCCGTAAATCTTGCCTTTTCGCCACGGCAGGACGCGTGCGTGCTGCTCGAGGTCGGCGGGGAGGTCGATGGCGTAGGTGTCGGCGTTCCGTCCGCGGCCGCGGTGGATGCGGGTGATGATGCCGCGTGATGTGCGTTCGAGCGTTGCGAGGAGTCGGGCGACGGTGACGTGGTCCTTGCCTACTGCGACAGCGAGGGAACGGCAGCCGACGTCGAGGATGTTGGTCTCGTTCGTCCTCATGAATCCGAGGAGTGCACGCATGAGGAATTTTAGCGAGATCCCGATACGGCCTAGCTGGTCGAAGTGTGAATCAAGGATGGCGTAGTTGATGACCTCCAGATCGTTCACAAGCTGGTGGATCGTTGCCGCACTTGGTATTGAGGCTTGGTTGGGCGAGGGGGGCGTGAGTTGAGTTTGGCTTGTGTTGTAGATAGGTGCATACCTGTCCCGTGCTCGTTCTGCAGGGGCTTTGGCCGTGACGCGGGCGTGGGCTTTGGCCCACTCCCCGGGCAACAGGCGATTGATCCGGGAAGTGTCTCCATAGAGCGCTGTAAGGCCGGCGAGCTGGTCAGTCATGCCGGCGCGGACCTGGTCGACGGTCCAGCCGCAACCGGCGAAGTGGTTGAGGACCGCCATGCGGGCCTCTGAGTCGCTGGGGTAGGTGCTGGTGTCGTAGACACCGGTAATGGCCACGGAACGCAGGACAGAGCGTTCTCCCGCCCTCGAGGACGCCCTGAGGGTGGTGTGCCCGGCGGCGGCGGAAGAACGCAGTGTGGCGATCGCGTCAGCCGCGGTGCGCTGCTGGTGGCCCTTGTTCTGTCCGAGGCGGTGCAGCTCCGGTGCGAGGGTTTGCCTGAGCGCGGTCAGCGCCGCAGTGGGGTTCCGGCGGCGGAGGATGCCGTATGCCTCGGTGAGAGGCGTGATGAGAATCTGGTGGCCACCGAGCTTGTGTGGGGAACCTGGAACGCGGATACAGCCGTCTGTGACGTTCTGGTGGGGGTTTGGGTCGAGGCTCGGGGCGTGCAGTTGCAGTGCCTCCACGAGGCGTCGGGCGTCGGCCGCGGTGATGGGTTCCTGTAGCGGGATGTACAGGTGGCGTCCACCGCTGGGGGAACGGTCCTCGACGAACGCTAGGCCAACGCCGGTGAGCAGCTGGCCGAGCCGTGCGGCGTCGGCGTCAACGACGGCGCGCCGGGCGGTCCGGGATGTGTCCAGGTCGAGGCAGAGAGTTCGGACTGATCCGTCGACATCATGGATCATCACAGCGGCCGGCGCCGCCGGCAAGGTGCCGGTAATGGGTCGCGTGGCTGACTGCTGATACCGAAGGGCGCCGTTGATCCGGCGGCCAAGCCTGTAGGCAGGCTGACCGGCGATTAGCGGGGCAAGAGCCCAAAGTGCCTTCTTGGAATCGTTGCGGCGCGGCGCGTCCGAAACGACTGGAGGAGCTTCCAGCACGTGTAGTAGAATCCTTCTCGTAGTAGCAAACAGGCACAGCGAAAGCAGTGACTGAGGAGCTCCTCACCGACGGATCTTGGCGGATATGCGGTGTGAAGCTCGAAAACTTGGACGAAGGCCCGCCGGCTAGGCGGGCCTTCCTCGTTTAACTGGCCTGCGCCATGGGCAAAGCCTCCGGAATGTTTTCTCGATCTGCCCACGTTGGGAGACCATCAGCGTCGAGCTCTAGATGCTCAAGAATCAACTCAAGTCCCTCGGAAGCACTGATTCCGAGGCGGCGGGACACATCAGCGAGACGTTGCTTGGACTCCGGCGGGATGATGTAGCCGGCCTGGATGTTGCCCTTGCTGGTACCGCGTGCTCGCCGCAATGTCTGACCCATGGCTCGAACCTATCTATAACTCTTAGGATTAAGTTGGCTGATCGTCAGCGTGTCGGGATTAAACATCGTGGACCCTTCGATCGCAGGGTTCGGACCGAACCTCCTGAGATGTCATCTGTGGGCGGTACACTCGGCTCGGTCTTCGTCTACGTACTGCTGGAACGTCGACCGTCCTGGCCGACATCGTAAATTTCATATTACACATCACTGAAATTTTTTCAGTACCGTTGGGGAACGGACTGCAGCGCCCTGTCCTCGGCGGGCCACACGACACGTCGAGAACGACAGGAGAAGCAAGTGGAGCGATCTGGGGCAGCCCTGTCAGCGTTCGCAACGCTCGAACTTCCTTCGCGGCCGCAGCTAGGCGACCTATTGGTCGCCGTTGAGAAACGCTATGGGAAGCCTTTGACGCTTCGTGAGGTGCCGGCGGGGTCACTCGGACACAACATCACAGGTCAGTGGACGGACTTCGTGACCCACGGCCTTATCGAATACGCAGCGGGCCGACGGGTATGGCAGCTTCACGTAATTCTTCACGAGCTGGGGCACATCGTGCTCGATCACAAGAGCCACAAGAGCCACCCCATGGCCGAATCTGGCTTTTTTCGTGGAATCGGCAGCCGAAAAGGTGTGAGTTGGATGTTCCGCCAGGTCGACGGACCCACGAACCACATCGAGTGTGCAGCGGAGGACCTTGCGTTCGTTTTCGCTGATGCGATGTTCGGCTCCACGCAGGGCAACTTAACTGCTGCCGAGCGGATCTTCGGCTTGTGATCGAGGTTGCCTTCTGGCTGCTCGCAGTAGCGTTTGTCTCCCGTCTTACGTTCGTGATCCGGTTCGGCTCGTCGACGGCGTTCCTCGCGGCCATGGGAATCGGGCTCATCGGACTCTTCAGCACCGGCGTCCTGGTTCCCGAGCCGATACTCGACGGACTACTCGGCGGTCACAATGTCCTGCACCTGCTGCGGAACCTCGCAGTCACCTACGCTGTGTGGCTCATCCGCGACGGAGTGGTGCATGCGTTCGGTGGCGAAGCCGACCGCAGCAGGTTCATCTACCGTCGTTCATTCTTGCTTCTTGTCACGGCCGCAATTGTCATTCCCTTCCTGTTCCAACACTTCGTGCCCACCACCGAGCGATTCGTTCCAGAAAACGTCGACCAGCCGGCAGTTCTGATCTACGCGACGGTATACATGGCTGCACTGGGTTTCCTTGCAGCCTCGGTCGTGAAAACCTGCTTGGCACCTCAGTCGAGTCGAGCCGTCAGAGTAAGCGCGCGCGGCGTTGCCGTCGGGATGGCGTTCATGGCTGTCGCCTGCATCGACGAAATCGTGTACATGCAGCTGCAGGCTCTGGACGCCGGACCGGCAGGACTTAGAGCCGTTCTCTACGGTGCCTTCTCCCCGTTGCTCTACGGCGGTGTGCTGATCGTTTCACTCAGCCTCGCCCTGCCCCTGCTCATACGTGTTGTTCGCACGTTCGATCTGGTCAACCGGCTCACGCTGCTTGTGCTGGAGGTCTCGCCCGCAACTATCAACGACTCCACCAAGGTTCAAAGCTCGTTGCAGAGGATGAGAGCCGCCTGGTTACACGCCGATCCATCAAGCGCCGTGTACGAACACATCATCCGCGAGAGTGATCGCCGTGTCACCGAGGAACACCGTTCATTGCCCGCTCTGACCGCAAGGGCCCTTGCAGCAGCGGAAGACCGGTTCGACAGGTCCTTCGATATGACAGTGAAAGAAAAGGAAATCTTATGAGCACTCAGACCATCAGTGACGAAGTGAGGACGTCCCCGGTGGGCCGCATTGCGCGGACTGCAACTGAGATAGCCCAGCCGCCACTGGTGTTGTCAGTGCTTCTAGTGTTGGCATCAATTCTTCAGAACCCGGTGCTGCCGTTCGTAATGACCGGCATCATCGCCGCACTGACGATCTGCTTGGTGCCTTTCGCCGTCGTGGTAGTCATGGCGCGTCGTGGGCGACTGACCGACCACCACGTAGGGGACAAGCGGCAGCGCCGCGGAGTCATGCTGTGGACCCTGGGATCAGCGCTCGTTGGCGCCGGCTTACTCACACTCATGGACACCCCACGACCCCTTTGGGGCTTGATTGGTGGCATTTTCGCCGGGATCGTGACGCTGATCGTCATCAGCCCTGTCTGGAAGGTTTCAGGGCACGCGATGACACTCGGCGGTGCCACGGTCACCTCGTTGCTGATGTTCGGATGGGCAGGGCTGCCAGTACTTATAGCCGCCCCGCTCGTCTGCTGGTCTAGGGTGTATCTGAAAGATCACTCAGCGGCACAAGTGATCGTCGGCTTTCTCGTCGGTGCTGTTGCATTCGGCATCTCCTATACGCTGATTGCCGCTTAGCTCTAGCATCCACCAGCCTAAGGAGCGTCCACAGCCGTCCCTGTGGCCACTCTTGCATTCCAGTTCTTGCACATTCCATGAGTCGAAATGAGGTCACCTTGGGCGACGATAATGAGCCGGTTGATCCTCGAACCGACAAGGAAGTTGTCGCTTCGAAGCTGAGACTCTTACTCGACATCGTGCACGAGAAAGACGCTGACAGCTTCACCTACGAGGACATCCGCAGAGGCCTCGAAGACCAAGGCTTTACCCTCACCAAAACTCGGTGGCACCGCCTACTTGCAGGATCCGCAGACAACAGGTGGGACCCACCCCTGTTGAAGGCACTTGCCTATTTCTTCGACGTCGATGAGAACTTCCTGCTGCAGCGCTCAGGCCCCATCCCTGAGCGCGTGGAAGCGGAGCTGAGGCTCATCGAGGCCTACCGCATATCCGAGGTTGAGCACTACGCCGCCAGGGCGCTAGGCGAGGTCAACATCGACGCCCTGCGAGCAGTCACTCAAGCCCTCCGCAACCTGCCTCGACGTCCCTCTCAGGAGAACTAGAGATGAACACCCGGATCTGAAAATATTTCAGACTGAAATATTTTCAGTTTTGGGTCTATGCTGGGCGCATGAGTTCAGCCGTCCGCTCTGCTGCACTGCGCGCCGGCTTCCGCCTAAATGGTGTGGGTGTCGCCTCGAGCGTTGACGTATGCGGCGATGAGCGACAAGAGCTTGTCAGCTCGGCGCGCATCCAGGGCGTAGGTAAGAGCTCTCGTCGATCGCTCGCCGGCGGGAAGGTTCGCAGTAACGACCCCCGTCAGTTCGAGCTTTCCTAGGCTTTGAGTCAGCACGCTCGCGTTGATGTTCGTCGCCTCTTGGATCTGGTACCGCATCGACGGACCGCTAATCCTCAAGTGGCGGATGATCTGCATCCTGACGGCGGTGCCATACGCAACGATGGCGGCATCCAGGTCCTGCGACCACATGGGGTCTTCGGGGCGGACGTGGCGGGGCATGCGTTCCATTCTGCCGAACCTTCCTATAACGAGCTAATTTCTGTGCCCAACTTAGCACTTTAAGTGTGCAGTTGGGTTGTTTATGTGTAAGAGTTGGGTCTATCGACACGTATTGAGGGGGAGCGGTGCAAGACACAAAGGGCGGGGAACTGATTGCGGTCGTGGCCGCCATCTGCCTCGTTCCACTGATGATCGTGATCATCGCGGTCGTCGGCATGACCGGCGCGCCAGCGGCCAGCGGTCTCTGTGCAGCACCCGGAGTTGCCGGTGACGCAAGCACGGTCGAGGGATCGGTTGCCGGTTTCTCGGGTGTCCAGCTGCAAAACGCTGCAGAGATCATGGGTGTGGCAACCGACCTGAAGCTCCCGGTGTCCGCCCAGATTCTCGGTGTTCAGACAGCGATCGGTGAGTCCACACTCGAGGTAAAGACTTACGGGGATGCCGCCGGGCCAGACTCTCGAGGACTGTTCCAGCAGCGTGATAACGGGGCGTGGGGTTCTCTCGAAGACCGCAT includes these proteins:
- a CDS encoding DF family (seleno)protein, translated to MTIELLYIEDCPNSVQTLHRLQVAVDKTLPGTSVEATVIDSIEKAKTQHFAGSPTILVDGVDLFPSEGRTTDLACRIYFTPDGIAGSPTQEQIEAALTARV
- a CDS encoding phosphatase PAP2 family protein, coding for MSTQTISDEVRTSPVGRIARTATEIAQPPLVLSVLLVLASILQNPVLPFVMTGIIAALTICLVPFAVVVVMARRGRLTDHHVGDKRQRRGVMLWTLGSALVGAGLLTLMDTPRPLWGLIGGIFAGIVTLIVISPVWKVSGHAMTLGGATVTSLLMFGWAGLPVLIAAPLVCWSRVYLKDHSAAQVIVGFLVGAVAFGISYTLIAA